The following are encoded in a window of Calditrichota bacterium genomic DNA:
- a CDS encoding M28 family peptidase → MRCAKPATTSFMLLLLLMASLLLLPISCTAQAPQFDEKRAYDHLLRQVAFGPRAPGTPGHRACLDYLTAELQKYADKVTQQRFQHTFGPERRTVVMTNIIANFWSEKTKRVLLCAHWDTRPWADHDPDPANRATPIPGANDGASGVAVLLEVARLLKAHEPRYGVDIVLFDGEDCGQEGDDRTWAIGSRHFAESKDPRYRPLFGILLDMVGDADLEIYIEQHSQESAPDVVSLVWTRAAELGVTEFVRRPKYALVDDHVPLLRAGIRCIDIIDYDYPYWHTLADTPDKCSAESLCKVGRVVLSVLYR, encoded by the coding sequence ATGCGCTGCGCAAAACCTGCCACTACCAGCTTCATGCTCCTGCTGTTGCTCATGGCCTCTCTCCTGCTCCTGCCGATTTCGTGCACCGCACAGGCCCCGCAGTTTGACGAGAAGAGAGCCTACGATCATCTGTTGCGGCAGGTGGCGTTTGGGCCCCGCGCGCCGGGCACGCCTGGCCACCGTGCTTGCCTGGACTACCTGACCGCAGAATTGCAAAAGTACGCGGACAAGGTCACCCAGCAAAGGTTCCAGCACACGTTTGGCCCGGAACGGCGCACGGTGGTGATGACCAACATCATCGCCAACTTCTGGAGCGAGAAGACCAAGCGAGTGCTGCTGTGCGCCCATTGGGACACCAGGCCTTGGGCGGACCATGACCCCGATCCTGCCAATCGTGCCACCCCGATCCCGGGAGCTAACGACGGGGCCTCGGGCGTTGCTGTGTTGCTGGAGGTCGCGCGGCTGCTCAAGGCACACGAGCCACGCTATGGGGTGGATATCGTGCTCTTTGACGGCGAGGACTGCGGCCAGGAGGGAGATGACCGCACCTGGGCGATCGGCTCGCGCCACTTTGCGGAGAGCAAGGATCCCCGCTACCGGCCTCTGTTTGGCATCCTGCTGGACATGGTGGGCGACGCTGACCTGGAGATCTACATCGAGCAGCACTCCCAAGAAAGCGCACCGGACGTGGTAAGCCTTGTCTGGACACGGGCCGCCGAGCTGGGGGTCACGGAATTCGTCCGTCGCCCGAAGTACGCGCTGGTCGACGATCATGTACCCCTGCTTCGTGCCGGCATCCGCTGCATCGACATCATCGACTACGACTATCCGTATTGGCACACTCTCGCGGACACCCCGGACAAGTGCAGCGCCGAGAGCCTATGCAAGGTCGGGCGCGTCGTCCTGAGTGTGCTCTACCGCTAA